The following proteins are co-located in the Triticum aestivum cultivar Chinese Spring chromosome 1A, IWGSC CS RefSeq v2.1, whole genome shotgun sequence genome:
- the LOC123052070 gene encoding protein FAR1-RELATED SEQUENCE 5 isoform X1: MAQIDKRIPQVGMRFKDSNEAWMFWVEYGGHIGFDVRKRCTNKSKFDGKVTSCRFVCSNEGLRRKCQTEREPKRFRAETRTDCLVRMVITLDRATENYEITEVVLEHNHYLQLPQTRHLLVSQRKISELQAFEIETADDSGIMPKPAHEFACRKVGGPLNLGYTCRDQKNHLRSKRQRELAFGQAGSMLKYFRDKVAENPSFQYALQLDCEENIANIFWLDAKMLLDYAHFGDVTFDTTFGTNKEYRPFGIFLGLNQFRETTIFGAALMFDETRDSFIWLFESFLAAHNGRQPRTIYTDQDIAMGKAIEHVFTQSYHGLCTFHIMQNAVKHLSSVKDEEEDEVEDEEKETHILTDFGACMYGYEDKAEFEEAFDNMRQKVHKQTWLDSIYKVKEKWAECYMRDVFSLGVRSTQLSESFNIALKNHLKSDFHIVRFLMHFERTMEVKRRKELESEFEARKKLPRIKMFTPMLVQASKVYTPIIFEAFQGEYERSMAACCRVLDGNNKFGVAIGSLHDDLQFEEERIVIGDPLTQTISCSCGMFNRAGVLCGHGLKVLDLLNIKTMPTHYVLKRLTREARNGSIQDRQGRNVVENPKLEAQLRYQDLSHKFHNLAHKAANYLECCVLLENAHDSVAPQIEDKLNATTSAMNEPCKDKENVEPNVQQTNEFLCSAQLKKKEVQSRNLRRKKGWLEKLLKGKRKSTKTTAPTKKGAKKQQKKGKPQVEVEKDDKNKGANLEFQECNAIFSFTQLLTTPPCDVHHLF; the protein is encoded by the exons ATGGCACAAATTGACAAGAGGATACCTCAAGTTGGTATGAGATTCAAAGATTCAAATGAGGCTTGGATGTTTTGGGTAGAATATGGGGGTCACATAGGCTTCGATGTGAGGAAAAGATGCACCAACAAAAGCAAATTTGATGGAAAGGTGACTTCATGCAGATTTGTTTGTTCCAATGAGGGTCTTAGAAGGAAATGTCAAACCGAACGTGAGCCAAAGCGTTTTAGAGCTGAAACAAGAACTGATTGTCTAGTTCGGATGGTTATTACATTGGATCGAGCGACAGAAAATTATGAAATTACTGAAGTTGTGTTGGAACACAACCACTACCTTCAATTGCCACAAACCCGCCACTTGTTGGTTTCACAAAGAAAGATTTCAGAACTGCAAGCTTTCGAGATAGAAACCGCTGATGATTCTGGAATTATGCCAAAACCCGCACATGAGTTTGCTTGTCGTAAAGTTGGTGGGCCGCTTAACCTTGGCTATACTTGCCGGGACCAAAAGAATCATTTGCGAAGCAAGAGACAGAGAGAATTGGCTTTTGGACAGGCTGGGAGTATGTTGAAGTATTTTCGCGACAAAGTTGCTGAGAATCCATCATTTCAATATGCGTTGCAGCTCGATTGTGAGGAGAATATTGCCAACATATTCTGGCTTGATGCTAAAATGTTACTTGATTATGCACACTTTGGTGATGTCACATTTGACACCACATTTGGCACAAATAAAGAGTATAGGCCATTTGGTATTTTTCTTGGGCTCAATCAGTTTAGAGAAACCACCATTTTTGGTGCTGCCTTGATGTTTGATGAAACACGAGACTCGTTTATATGGCTCTTCGAGAGTTTTCTAGCAGCACATAATGGAAGACAACCTAGAACTATTTATACGGATCAAGATATAGCAATGGGAAAAgctatagagcatgtcttcacgcAATCATATCATGGATTGTGCACCTTCCACATAATGCAAAATGCTGTCAAACATTTATCTTCAGTgaaggacgaagaggaagatgaagtGGAAGATGAAGAAAAGGAGACTCACATTCTCACTGATTTTGGTGCATGTATGTATGGCTATGAGGACAAGGCAGAATTTGAAGAAGCGTTTGATAATATGAGACAAAAGGTGCATAAGCAAACTTGGTTAGATAGTATCTACAAGGTGAAGGAAAAATGGGCTGAATGTTATATGAGAGATGTCTTCAGTTTGGGAGTGAGGAGTACACAACTAAGTGAGAGCTTCAACATTGCATTGAAGAATCATTTGAAATCAGATTTCCATATTGTTCGATTCTTGATGCACTTTGAGAGGACGATGGAAGTGAAAAGAAGAAAGGAATTGGAATCTGAATTTGAGGCAAGGAAAAAATTACCAAGAATCAAAATGTTCACACCTATGTTGGTGCAAGCAAGCAAAGTGTATACTCCAATTATTTTTGAAGCTTTCCAAGGTGAGTATGAAAGATCCATGGCTGCATGTTGTAGAGTATTGGATGGAAATAACAAATTTGGTGTTGCTATTGGGAGTTTGCATGATGATTTACAGTTCGAGGAGGAGCGCATAGTGATAGGTGATCCTTTGACCCAAACCATTTCATGTAGTTGTGGAATGTTCAATAGGGCAGGAGTATTGTGTGGACATGGTCTCAAAGTTCTTGATTTGCTGAATATAAAGACAATGCCAACACATTATGTCTTAAAGAGATTGACTAGAGAAGCACGCAATGGAAGTATACAAGATAGGCAAGGAAGGAATGTTGTAGAAAATCCAAAACTAGAAGCTCAACTTCGGTACCAGGATTTGTCTCATAAATTTCACAATTTGGCACATAAAGCAGCCAACTATTTAGAATGTTGTGTGCTATTGGAGAATGCACATGATTCCGTTGCTCCACAAATAGAGGATAAACTCAACGCAACTACTAGTGCTATGAATGAACCATGTAAAGACAAGGAAAATGTTGAACCAAATGTCCAGCAAACAAATGAGTTTCTTTGTTCcgcacaactaaagaaaaaagaggTTCAATCAAGAAATTTAAGGAGAAAGAAAGGTTGGCTTGAGAAGTTACTCAAGGGGAAGCGCAAGTCAACTAAAACTACCGCACCAACAAAAAAAGGAGCAAAG AAGCAACAAAAGAAGGGGAAGCCTCAAGTGGAAGTGGAGAAGGATGACAAGAACAAAGGAGCAAACTTGGAGTTTCAAGAGTGCAATGCAATCTTCAGTTTCACCCAACTCTTGACAACTCCACCTTGTGATGTTCATCATTTGTTTTAG
- the LOC123052070 gene encoding protein FAR1-RELATED SEQUENCE 5 isoform X2, whose protein sequence is MAQIDKRIPQVGMRFKDSNEAWMFWVEYGGHIGFDVRKRCTNKSKFDGKVTSCRFVCSNEGLRRKCQTEREPKRFRAETRTDCLVRMVITLDRATENYEITEVVLEHNHYLQLPQTRHLLVSQRKISELQAFEIETADDSGIMPKPAHEFACRKVGGPLNLGYTCRDQKNHLRSKRQRELAFGQAGSMLKYFRDKVAENPSFQYALQLDCEENIANIFWLDAKMLLDYAHFGDVTFDTTFGTNKEYRPFGIFLGLNQFRETTIFGAALMFDETRDSFIWLFESFLAAHNGRQPRTIYTDQDIAMGKAIEHVFTQSYHGLCTFHIMQNAVKHLSSVKDEEEDEVEDEEKETHILTDFGACMYGYEDKAEFEEAFDNMRQKVHKQTWLDSIYKVKEKWAECYMRDVFSLGVRSTQLSESFNIALKNHLKSDFHIVRFLMHFERTMEVKRRKELESEFEARKKLPRIKMFTPMLVQASKVYTPIIFEAFQGEYERSMAACCRVLDGNNKFGVAIGSLHDDLQFEEERIVIGDPLTQTISCSCGMFNRAGVLCGHGLKVLDLLNIKTMPTHYVLKRLTREARNGSIQDRQGRNVVENPKLEAQLRYQDLSHKFHNLAHKAANYLECCVLLENAHDSVAPQIEDKLNATTSAMNEPCKDKENVEPNVQQTNEFLCSAQLKKKEVQSRNLRRKKGWLEKLLKGKRKSTKTTAPTKKGAKQQKKGKPQVEVEKDDKNKGANLEFQECNAIFSFTQLLTTPPCDVHHLF, encoded by the exons ATGGCACAAATTGACAAGAGGATACCTCAAGTTGGTATGAGATTCAAAGATTCAAATGAGGCTTGGATGTTTTGGGTAGAATATGGGGGTCACATAGGCTTCGATGTGAGGAAAAGATGCACCAACAAAAGCAAATTTGATGGAAAGGTGACTTCATGCAGATTTGTTTGTTCCAATGAGGGTCTTAGAAGGAAATGTCAAACCGAACGTGAGCCAAAGCGTTTTAGAGCTGAAACAAGAACTGATTGTCTAGTTCGGATGGTTATTACATTGGATCGAGCGACAGAAAATTATGAAATTACTGAAGTTGTGTTGGAACACAACCACTACCTTCAATTGCCACAAACCCGCCACTTGTTGGTTTCACAAAGAAAGATTTCAGAACTGCAAGCTTTCGAGATAGAAACCGCTGATGATTCTGGAATTATGCCAAAACCCGCACATGAGTTTGCTTGTCGTAAAGTTGGTGGGCCGCTTAACCTTGGCTATACTTGCCGGGACCAAAAGAATCATTTGCGAAGCAAGAGACAGAGAGAATTGGCTTTTGGACAGGCTGGGAGTATGTTGAAGTATTTTCGCGACAAAGTTGCTGAGAATCCATCATTTCAATATGCGTTGCAGCTCGATTGTGAGGAGAATATTGCCAACATATTCTGGCTTGATGCTAAAATGTTACTTGATTATGCACACTTTGGTGATGTCACATTTGACACCACATTTGGCACAAATAAAGAGTATAGGCCATTTGGTATTTTTCTTGGGCTCAATCAGTTTAGAGAAACCACCATTTTTGGTGCTGCCTTGATGTTTGATGAAACACGAGACTCGTTTATATGGCTCTTCGAGAGTTTTCTAGCAGCACATAATGGAAGACAACCTAGAACTATTTATACGGATCAAGATATAGCAATGGGAAAAgctatagagcatgtcttcacgcAATCATATCATGGATTGTGCACCTTCCACATAATGCAAAATGCTGTCAAACATTTATCTTCAGTgaaggacgaagaggaagatgaagtGGAAGATGAAGAAAAGGAGACTCACATTCTCACTGATTTTGGTGCATGTATGTATGGCTATGAGGACAAGGCAGAATTTGAAGAAGCGTTTGATAATATGAGACAAAAGGTGCATAAGCAAACTTGGTTAGATAGTATCTACAAGGTGAAGGAAAAATGGGCTGAATGTTATATGAGAGATGTCTTCAGTTTGGGAGTGAGGAGTACACAACTAAGTGAGAGCTTCAACATTGCATTGAAGAATCATTTGAAATCAGATTTCCATATTGTTCGATTCTTGATGCACTTTGAGAGGACGATGGAAGTGAAAAGAAGAAAGGAATTGGAATCTGAATTTGAGGCAAGGAAAAAATTACCAAGAATCAAAATGTTCACACCTATGTTGGTGCAAGCAAGCAAAGTGTATACTCCAATTATTTTTGAAGCTTTCCAAGGTGAGTATGAAAGATCCATGGCTGCATGTTGTAGAGTATTGGATGGAAATAACAAATTTGGTGTTGCTATTGGGAGTTTGCATGATGATTTACAGTTCGAGGAGGAGCGCATAGTGATAGGTGATCCTTTGACCCAAACCATTTCATGTAGTTGTGGAATGTTCAATAGGGCAGGAGTATTGTGTGGACATGGTCTCAAAGTTCTTGATTTGCTGAATATAAAGACAATGCCAACACATTATGTCTTAAAGAGATTGACTAGAGAAGCACGCAATGGAAGTATACAAGATAGGCAAGGAAGGAATGTTGTAGAAAATCCAAAACTAGAAGCTCAACTTCGGTACCAGGATTTGTCTCATAAATTTCACAATTTGGCACATAAAGCAGCCAACTATTTAGAATGTTGTGTGCTATTGGAGAATGCACATGATTCCGTTGCTCCACAAATAGAGGATAAACTCAACGCAACTACTAGTGCTATGAATGAACCATGTAAAGACAAGGAAAATGTTGAACCAAATGTCCAGCAAACAAATGAGTTTCTTTGTTCcgcacaactaaagaaaaaagaggTTCAATCAAGAAATTTAAGGAGAAAGAAAGGTTGGCTTGAGAAGTTACTCAAGGGGAAGCGCAAGTCAACTAAAACTACCGCACCAACAAAAAAAGGAGCAAAG CAACAAAAGAAGGGGAAGCCTCAAGTGGAAGTGGAGAAGGATGACAAGAACAAAGGAGCAAACTTGGAGTTTCAAGAGTGCAATGCAATCTTCAGTTTCACCCAACTCTTGACAACTCCACCTTGTGATGTTCATCATTTGTTTTAG